The following coding sequences lie in one Glycine soja cultivar W05 chromosome 16, ASM419377v2, whole genome shotgun sequence genomic window:
- the LOC114390452 gene encoding F-box/kelch-repeat protein At3g06240-like: MRKDNLRGVRSVFLPQELIIEILLRLPVKSLVRFKCVCKLWLSLISDPHFAISHFEQAAIHNERLVLLAPCAREFRSIDFNASLHDNSASAALKLDFLPPKPYYVRILGSCRGFVLLDCCQSLHVWNPSTGVHKQVPRSPIVSDMDVRFFTFLYGFGYDPSTHDYLVVQASNNPSSDDYATRVEFFSLRANAWKEIEGIHLSYMNYFHDVRVGSLLNGALHWITCRYDLLIHVVVVFDLMERSFSEIPLPVDFDIEYFYDYNFCQLGILGECLSICVVGYYCSTEIWVMKEYKVQSSWTKTIVVCVDDIPNRYFSQVCCTKSGDIVGITGTTGLVKCNDKGQLQEHRSYCNGPKGYQVTVYTESLLSLPSGSKLEE, from the coding sequence ATGAGAAAAGATAACCTCAGAGGAGTAAGGAGTGTGTTTCTGCCACAAGAATTGATAATTGAAATCTTGTTGAGGTTGCCAGTGAAGTCTCTTGTGCGTTTCAAATGTGTGTGCAAGTTATGGCTCTCTTTAATATCTGATCCTCACTTTGCAATATCACATTTTGAACAAGCCGCCATACACAATGAAAGACTTGTGCTTTTGGCACCTTGTGCTCGTGAATTCCGATCCATAGACTTCAATGCATCCCTTCACGATAATTCTGCTTCTGCTGCATTGAAGCTTGACTTTCTGCCACCCAAACCTTATTATGTTAGAATCCTAGGTTCATGTCGGGGGTTTGTACTTTTGGATTGTTGTCAAAGTCTTCACGTGTGGAATCCATCCACAGGTGTTCACAAACAAGTACCTCGCTCACCTATTGTGTCCGATATGGATGTCAGGTTTTTCACATTTCTCTATGGTTTTGGGTATGACCCATCAACTCATGATTACTTGGTGGTTCAAGCTTCTAACAACCCAAGCTCAGATGATTATGCAACCCGTGTGGAGTTTTTCTCTCTCAGGGCTAATGCGTGGAAAGAAATTGAAGGTATTCATTTGTCTTATATGAACTATTTTCATGATGTTAGAGTCGGGTCGCTCTTGAATGGTGCTCTTCATTGGATTACTTGTCGTTATGATTTATTAATACATGTTGTAGTTGTGTTTGATTTAATGGAGAGGAGTTTTTCAGAGATACCTCTGCCCGTTGATTTTGACATTGAGTACTTCTATGACTATAATTTTTGTCAGTTGGGGATACTAGGAGAATGTCTCAGTATATGTGTTGTGGGGTATTACTGTTCCACAGAAATATGGGTCATGAAAGAATACAAAGTGCAGTCGTCTTGGACTAAGACTATTGTTGTGTGTGTTGATGACATTCCTAATCGGTACTTCTCCCAAGTTTGCTGTACAAAAAGTGGTGATATTGTTGGGATAACTGGCACTACTGGATTGGTGAAATGTAATGACAAGGGACAGTTGCAAGAGCATCGATCCTATTGCAATGGTCCAAAGGGGTACCAAGTGACTGTGTATACAGAGTCTCTACTTTCACTCCCAAGTGGCAGTAAGCTAGAAGAATAA
- the LOC114391237 gene encoding peroxidase 12-like codes for MARSSAYPLFLISSILFISHIYASQVEAKPPVVKGLSYSFYSKTCPKLESIVRKHLKKVFKDDNGQAPALLRIFFHDCFVQGCDGSLLLDGSPSERDQPANGGIRTEALQTIDDIRGIIHKECGRIVSCADITVLAARDSVFLTGGPDYAVPLGRRDGLSFSTSGTSDLPKPFNTTGVTLDAFAAKNFDVTDVVALSGAHTFGRAHCGTFFNRLSPLDPNMDKTLAKQLQSTCPDANSGNTANLDIRTPTVFDNKYYLDLMNRQGVFTSDQDLLNDKRTKGLVNAFALNQTLFFEKFVDATIKLSQLDVLTGNQGEIRGKCNVVNARKSLLTSVVEEVVQLVDQF; via the exons ATGGCTAGGTCTAGTGCTTATCCTTTGTTCTTGATTTCTTCCATTCTGTTTATTTCACACATTTATGCCTCCCAAGTAGAAGCCAAGCCCCCAGTAGTGAAGGGACTATCATATTCTTTCTATTCCAAAACATGCCCCAAGCTTGAGTCCATTGTGAGGAAACATCTCAAGAAGGTGTTCAAGGATGACAATGGCCAAGCTCCTGCCTTACTCCGCATTTTCTTCCATGATTGTTTTGTTcag GGATGTGATGGATCATTGCTGCTAGATGGGAGTCCAAGTGAAAGAGACCAACCAGCCAACGGAGGCATCAGAACTGAGGCCTTGCAAACCATTGATGACATCAGAGGTATTATCCATAAGGAGTGTGGAAGGATCGTTTCTTGCGCAGATATCACTGTTTTGGCAGCACGTGATTCAGTTTTCCTG ACAGGAGGTCCCGATTATGCAGTGCCACTAGGAAGACGAGATGGCCTGAGCTTCAGCACATCAGGAACAAGTGATCTCCCCAAACCCTTCAACACCACCGGCGTGACCCTTGACGCTTTCGCCGCCAAAAACTTTGATGTCACCGACGTTGTCGCCTTATCCGGCGCACACACCTTTGGTCGTGCCCATTGCGGCACATTCTTCAACAGGCTCTCCCCTCTCGACCCCAACATGGACAAAACCCTAGCCAAGCAACTACAATCCACTTGCCCCGACGCAAACTCCGGCAACACCGCCAACTTGGACATCAGAACCCCGACTGTGTTCGACAACAAATACTACCTTGACCTAATGAACCGCCAAGGGGTGTTCACCTCTGACCAGGACTTGCTCAATGATAAGAGGACTAAGGGGTTGGTCAATGCATTTGCGTTGAACCAAACGTTGTTCTTTGAGAAGTTTGTGGATGCTACTATAAAGTTGAGTCAATTGGATGTGCTCACTGGAAATCAAGGTGAAATTCGTGGCAAGTGCAATGTGGTGAATGCTAGGAAGTCTTTGTTGACGTCTGTGGTGGAAGAGGTGGTGCAATTGGTTGATCAGTTTTGA